In a single window of the Roseiconus lacunae genome:
- the dprA gene encoding DNA-processing protein DprA, translating into MDRSDNDVAVRTTLTPRQESAPPAELFQTLRLSMLPGIGPRTLRLLLERFGTPADVLAASGEQLATVTGVGPKLIHRIRTADHHVDAARILAWCQKHDVDLLLEASGAYPASLRDLHDAPPLLFSRGTIESADQLAVAIVGTRHATSYGTRQADRLAYGLAKAGVTVVSGLARGIDAAAHEGALSAGGRTIAVLGGGLGQIYPAEHVGLADAIAADGAVVSEYRPDAKPRGGMFPQRNRLIAAMSLATLVIEAPDRSGALITARLAGEIGRDVLALPGPVTSRASRGVNQLIREGATLVQTVDDILEAIGPMGRGIVTEDDRQVRNPAELKLNDLERQVLDAIESASTPIDQVIASSGLAAHQVMATISVLEMRKLIRRISGQYVSRI; encoded by the coding sequence ATGGACCGCTCGGATAACGACGTGGCTGTGCGGACCACGCTGACCCCTCGGCAGGAGTCGGCCCCGCCAGCGGAATTGTTTCAAACGTTGCGGTTATCGATGTTGCCAGGCATCGGTCCACGAACCTTGCGTTTGTTGCTAGAACGCTTCGGAACACCCGCCGATGTCCTCGCCGCCTCGGGAGAACAATTGGCCACGGTGACCGGCGTGGGGCCGAAACTGATTCATCGGATCCGGACCGCCGATCATCACGTCGACGCGGCAAGGATTTTGGCTTGGTGTCAAAAACACGACGTCGATTTGCTGCTCGAAGCATCAGGAGCTTACCCGGCTTCGTTGCGTGATCTTCATGACGCGCCTCCCTTGTTGTTTTCGCGCGGCACGATCGAGTCGGCCGATCAGTTAGCCGTCGCGATTGTCGGGACACGTCATGCGACCAGCTACGGTACCCGCCAAGCGGATCGATTGGCATATGGATTGGCGAAGGCAGGTGTCACTGTCGTCTCGGGGCTAGCCCGAGGGATCGATGCGGCCGCACACGAAGGAGCTTTGTCTGCCGGCGGCAGGACTATCGCGGTGCTTGGAGGTGGACTGGGACAGATTTATCCTGCCGAACACGTCGGATTAGCCGATGCGATCGCGGCCGACGGAGCCGTGGTCAGCGAGTATCGCCCCGACGCCAAACCACGCGGGGGCATGTTCCCACAACGCAATCGATTGATCGCAGCGATGTCCTTGGCCACACTGGTGATCGAGGCGCCCGATCGCAGTGGCGCGCTAATCACCGCGCGGCTAGCTGGCGAGATCGGACGCGATGTCCTAGCACTTCCCGGACCGGTGACGAGTCGCGCTTCACGAGGCGTTAACCAATTGATCCGCGAAGGCGCGACCTTGGTACAAACGGTTGACGATATTCTGGAGGCGATCGGGCCAATGGGGCGCGGCATCGTGACCGAAGATGACCGGCAGGTGCGCAATCCCGCAGAGCTAAAGTTGAACGACTTGGAGCGTCAAGTCCTCGACGCGATCGAATCGGCGAGCACACCGATCGACCAAGTGATCGCTTCGAGCGGGCTGGCCGCTCACCAAGTGATGGCGACCATCAGCGTTCTAGAGATGCGAAAATTGATCCGCCGAATCAGCGGTCAGTACGTTTCAAGGATCTGA
- a CDS encoding nucleoside monophosphate kinase produces MNRAPEPERKQLPPDDLEVKDAQLIFNSVWKQLETERGHLNLRFPTELILLGGAPGAGKGTNTDFIREVRDISAQPIVVSELLSTPEAQRIKAQGGMVGDREVVSLIFNKLLEPQFQNGAILDGFPRTKVQVECLKMLYDRMKALRRELIDNPHLEQMKPPVFHIMVLFVDESESIRRQLMRGRQVIAHNEEVSRSGIGELWEERATDFNEELARNRYRVFKEKTYDALVSLKQLFHFHFINAQADLVIVQENILNELEYQSSLELDPRTFHTIGDIPLASHIVQHARRDLVRRLDSYEYDHPETFHRIVKLIESKFIPIVLRHAISGRATISSEDEILEDPLALQMLIDVFSERGYHAVIDIRRRTIPERFDLETGKIYCEQIKVYRIAVFFKGSEIRRG; encoded by the coding sequence GTGAATCGAGCTCCTGAACCTGAACGCAAACAGTTGCCGCCCGACGACCTTGAAGTCAAAGACGCGCAGCTGATTTTCAATTCTGTTTGGAAACAGCTCGAAACAGAAAGAGGGCATTTGAATTTACGGTTCCCCACCGAGTTGATTTTGCTGGGCGGGGCCCCCGGGGCGGGCAAAGGAACCAACACGGACTTCATCCGTGAGGTTCGCGACATCTCGGCCCAACCGATCGTCGTCAGTGAACTGCTTAGCACCCCCGAAGCTCAACGGATCAAGGCCCAAGGCGGCATGGTCGGTGACCGCGAAGTCGTTTCGCTGATCTTCAACAAATTGCTCGAACCGCAATTTCAAAACGGCGCCATCCTGGATGGTTTCCCACGAACGAAGGTTCAGGTCGAATGCCTGAAGATGCTGTACGATCGCATGAAGGCACTGCGCCGCGAATTGATCGACAACCCGCACCTGGAACAGATGAAGCCTCCGGTGTTTCATATCATGGTCTTGTTTGTCGATGAATCAGAAAGCATTCGACGTCAATTGATGCGTGGCCGTCAAGTGATCGCGCACAACGAGGAAGTCTCTCGCTCGGGCATCGGCGAACTTTGGGAAGAACGCGCCACCGACTTTAACGAAGAACTTGCCCGCAACCGTTACCGCGTCTTTAAAGAGAAAACATACGACGCGTTGGTTTCGCTGAAACAACTGTTTCACTTTCACTTCATCAATGCCCAAGCCGATTTGGTGATCGTTCAAGAAAATATCTTGAACGAGTTGGAATACCAAAGTTCACTCGAGCTTGACCCACGAACGTTTCACACCATCGGCGATATTCCGCTGGCAAGTCACATCGTCCAGCATGCGCGACGTGATTTGGTTCGACGACTAGATTCGTACGAGTACGATCATCCCGAAACGTTTCACCGGATTGTCAAACTGATCGAATCGAAGTTCATCCCAATCGTCCTTCGGCATGCGATTTCCGGGCGGGCGACAATCAGCAGTGAAGACGAGATCCTGGAAGACCCGCTCGCACTTCAAATGCTGATCGATGTGTTCTCCGAACGCGGTTACCACGCCGTAATCGATATCCGCAGACGCACGATCCCCGAACGTTTTGATTTAGAGACCGGCAAGATCTACTGCGAACAAATCAAAGTTTATCGCATTGCCGTCTTCTTCAAAGGTAGCGAAATCCGTCGCGGCTAG
- a CDS encoding DUF2461 domain-containing protein yields the protein MSGLILDKKLFKFLRDLRDHNDRDWFAENKNRYETDVRGPAVELVSRLQKPLDKVAPMLHVVPKAHNGSVMRIYRDTRFSKDKLPYKTNVGISFRHQAGKDIHAPGIYLHFDPDECFIGAGCWRPDGPTLAAIRALIDTDPKAWKRTRNQKSFAQHYELVGESLKTAPRDYPKDHPLIEDLWRKDFIAIAPFTTSEVTSASFPDLVVERVKQARPLMRFLCDAIDVPY from the coding sequence ATGAGCGGACTGATCCTCGATAAGAAGCTGTTCAAGTTCCTGCGGGACCTTCGCGATCACAACGACCGCGATTGGTTCGCCGAGAACAAAAACCGTTACGAAACTGACGTGCGTGGCCCAGCGGTTGAACTCGTTTCGCGATTGCAGAAACCGCTCGACAAGGTCGCGCCGATGCTGCATGTGGTCCCCAAAGCTCACAACGGGTCGGTGATGCGAATCTACCGCGACACTCGATTTAGCAAAGACAAACTACCCTACAAAACCAACGTCGGCATTTCGTTTCGCCACCAAGCCGGGAAAGACATTCACGCACCGGGCATCTACTTGCACTTCGATCCCGATGAGTGCTTTATCGGGGCGGGCTGCTGGCGTCCAGACGGACCGACCTTGGCGGCGATCCGCGCGTTGATCGATACCGACCCCAAAGCTTGGAAACGAACACGCAACCAAAAATCATTCGCACAACATTACGAGTTGGTCGGTGAAAGTCTTAAAACCGCGCCACGTGACTATCCTAAAGACCACCCGTTGATCGAAGACCTTTGGCGTAAAGACTTCATCGCGATCGCACCCTTTACAACTTCAGAAGTCACCAGCGCGAGCTTTCCCGATCTCGTCGTCGAACGTGTCAAGCAAGCGCGCCCGTTGATGCGATTTTTGTGTGATGCGATTGACGTTCCCTACTGA
- a CDS encoding phosphoglycerate kinase — MAKKTIDQIDVAGKTVLMRVDFNVPLDDSQAITDDRRIRMALPSIKSVIDRGGKLILMSHLGRPSGDPSDAEKFSLAPAAKRLGELLGKGVAFATDTVGDDATSKASAMTDGDVLVLENLRFSAGEKKGDEAFAGKLAAFADAYCNDAFGTCHRKDASMYAVPLAMEGKPRVVGHLVAKEIQYLSDAIGNPKRPFVAILGGAKVSDKINVINNLLGICDSVLIGGAMAYTFSLAQGGSIGNSLVEKDKVDLAKELIEKGGDKLVLPVDTHCGDDFGDPAGCNKEVVDAGAIKDGFEGMDIGPVTSAKYAEILKSAKTIVWNGPMGVFEKPPFDAGTKAVAQAVADSDAISIIGGGDSAAAVDQLGFADQVSHVSTGGGASLAMLEGQAFAAVDLLDEA; from the coding sequence ATGGCCAAGAAAACCATTGACCAGATCGACGTCGCCGGAAAGACCGTCCTGATGCGGGTCGATTTCAACGTCCCCTTGGACGATTCACAAGCGATCACCGACGATCGCCGTATCCGGATGGCGTTGCCCAGCATCAAAAGTGTCATCGATCGCGGCGGCAAGCTGATCCTGATGAGCCACTTGGGACGCCCTAGCGGAGATCCGTCTGACGCAGAAAAGTTTTCGCTCGCCCCGGCCGCTAAGCGATTGGGCGAATTGCTGGGCAAAGGCGTCGCGTTCGCCACCGATACCGTCGGCGACGACGCGACTTCGAAAGCGTCCGCGATGACCGATGGCGATGTGCTGGTATTGGAGAATTTGCGATTCAGCGCCGGTGAGAAAAAGGGTGACGAAGCGTTCGCCGGAAAATTGGCCGCGTTTGCCGACGCTTACTGCAACGATGCCTTCGGGACTTGCCACCGCAAAGACGCATCGATGTACGCCGTTCCACTTGCGATGGAAGGCAAGCCTCGCGTCGTCGGACATTTGGTCGCTAAAGAAATCCAATACCTCAGCGATGCGATCGGCAACCCCAAGCGTCCCTTCGTGGCGATCCTCGGTGGTGCCAAGGTCAGCGACAAAATTAACGTGATCAATAACCTGCTGGGCATCTGTGACTCGGTTTTGATCGGCGGCGCGATGGCCTACACGTTCTCGCTGGCGCAAGGCGGATCGATCGGAAATAGCTTGGTCGAAAAAGACAAGGTTGACCTAGCCAAAGAATTGATTGAAAAGGGCGGCGATAAACTGGTCCTGCCCGTCGATACGCATTGCGGCGACGATTTCGGAGATCCGGCCGGGTGCAATAAAGAAGTCGTCGATGCCGGTGCGATCAAAGACGGTTTCGAAGGCATGGACATCGGTCCGGTCACGAGTGCGAAGTACGCCGAGATCCTCAAGTCGGCCAAGACGATCGTTTGGAACGGGCCGATGGGCGTGTTCGAAAAGCCGCCGTTTGATGCCGGGACCAAAGCCGTCGCACAGGCCGTTGCCGATAGCGACGCGATTAGCATTATCGGCGGTGGCGACAGTGCCGCCGCGGTTGATCAACTCGGGTTCGCCGATCAGGTTTCCCATGTCAGCACCGGCGGTGGGGCCAGCCTGGCAATGCTCGAAGGCCAAGCGTTCGCCGCGGTCGATTTACTCGACGAAGCCTAA